In the genome of Marinomonas algicola, the window GAGATCAACATAATGTTGGCCATACGTCATTGAGATCTTATGGATATCAATGACGCGTTTAATAAGCGTATCGTTCTGTTTTAGTAAATTAATTAGTTATCTAAAAACAGTTCTCGACCGATTAACATACGGCGAATTTCTGAGGTGCCTGCGCCAATTTCGTAAAGTTTGGCATCACGTAGTAAACGACCTGTAGGGTATTCGTTAATGTAGCCGTTGCCGCCTAAAAGTTGAATGGCATCCAACGCCAGTTGGGTCGCCATTTCGGCTGAATACAAGATGGCACCCGCAGCGTCTTTACGTGTAGTATCACCTCGATCAGCGGCCATCGCTACCATATAGACATAAGACTTTGCGGCATTCATACGGGTGTACATGTCCGCTAATTTACCTTGAACTAATTCAAACTCTCCAATGGCTTTACCGAACTGTTTACGGTCGCGGATATACGGAACCACAACATCCATGGCGGCTTGCATGATGCCAAGAGGGCCACCAGACAGAACCAAACGCTCGAAGTCTAATCCACTCATTAGGACGCTAACTCCGCCGTTTAATTGCCCTAGAATGTTTTCTTTTGGAACCTGGCAATCTTGGAATACCAGCTCACAGGTATTGGAGCCACGCATGCCTAGTTTGTCGAGTTTTTGAGCTTGAGTGAAACCTTCTGTGTTTCGTTCAACGATAAAAGCGGTGATGCCTTTCGAGCCTGCTTGGAGATCTGTTTTTGCGTAGATTACATAAACATTGGCGTCAGGACCGTTGGTGATCCACATCTTATTGCCATTGAGAACATAGTGATCACCAGCGTCACGAGCATGTAACTTCATTGATACTACATCGGAGCCGGCATTTGGCTCAGACATGGCTAAGGCGCCGATATGTTCACCTGAGACTAACTTGGGAAGGTATTTTTCTTTTTGCTCTTGGGTACCATTTTTATGAATTTGGTTTACACATAAATTGGAGTGAGCACCATAAGAAAGGGCAACGGATGCGGACGCTCGACTGAGCTCTTCCATGGCAATCACATGCGCCAGGTAACCCATATTCGCGCCGCCAAACTCTTCTTTAACGGTAATGCCTAATAGACCCATATCACCCATTTTTTTCCATAGGTCATTGGGAAAAAGGTTGTCTTGATCTATTTTTTCGGCACGAGGCGCAATTTCAGCGGCCGCAAAACCATTGATGTGACTGCGCAACATGTCGACCGTTTCGCCAAGGCCAAAGTTGAGTTCAGAGTAGTGTGAGATCATGTTATTTACCTATTCTTATTCTTGTTTCAGGTTGTACGCTGAGATCAATGTGTCCTGTATTTTTACAGGGCCTTGATTGATGTTTCGGCATGCTCTTGAGTTTGTTTGGTGTACAGTTCATCGAGTGCAGATTGGCATCGTTGTTCGGCATTTTCGATTTCAATTTGTGTCATTTTGAGATCTTCAAGCTGCTGTTCTAGCTGTGCTTTTTTAGACTTTAAGTTGTCCAGCATTTTCAACAGTTGGCGTTCACTCCCCTTGGGCGTTTCATCCCAAAGGTCAAAGAGTTCTCTGGATTCCGCTAAAGAAAACCCCAAACGTTTGCCGCGCAAAATTAATTTTAAGCGCACTCTATCCTGAGGGTGATAAATGCGTGTTTGACCTTTTCTTTCTGGATGCAGTAATCCTTGATCTTCGTAGAAGCGGATACTTCGAGTGGTAATGTCGAATTCGGCTGACAAATCACTGATGCTAAATGTGGGTTTACTGTTTGACATAGTCATACTCAATTTGAATTTTTTTTGTCTAATCTCTTGCTAATAGACTAATCAAGGTTTACGTTTACGTAAAGGTAATTATGAAAAAATAATGCATTTTATTTGCATAACGCATCCAAGCGGAAAAATAACAACAAGAGGGTTTCAAAGTGACCAATAAAAAGGATGTAACAATCGACTCAATTGTCATTGTTGGTGCAGCGCGTACACCAATGGGTGGCTTACAAGGTGATTTAAGTTCTGTGCCGTCACCTGAATTAGGGGCGGTAGCCATTAAAGCGGCACTTGAGCGTTCTCATTTATCGTCGGAGCAAATTGACGAAGTCATTATGGGTTGTGTTTTATCGGCTGGATTAGGTCAAGCGCCAGCGCGTCAAGCCTCTTTAAAAGCAGGGTTGCCATTAAGCACCGGTTGTACCACTGTGAATAAAATGTGTGGTTCAGGCATGAAAGCCGTCATGATGGCGCACGATCAAATTCTTGCCGGATCGGCTTCCATTATGGTTGCGGGTGGCATGGAAAACATGAGTATGTCGCCTTATTTACTGCCGAAAGTTCGTGAAGGATTACGTATGGGACATGGGAAGGTATTGGACCATATGTTTCTAGATGGTCTTGAGGACGCTTATGAAGGAGGCCTAATGGGGGCATTTGCTCAAGCGACCGCAGATGACCATCAGGTGACCCGCGAAGCAATGGATGAGTTTGCGATTCAGTCGCTAAAAAAAGCCAATGCCGCCATCGAAAACGGTTCGTTTGAAAACGAAATTGCCGCCGTGACGGTTCGAGGTCGCAAAGGCGATGTGCTGATCGATATGGATGAGCAGCCAGGCAAAGCAAAACCAGAAAAAATCCCACATTTACGTCCTGCCTTTGCAAAAGACGGTACCGTAACGGCCGCTAATGCCAGCTCTATTTCGGATGGCGCGTCGGCTCTGATTTTAATGAAGGAAAGTGAAGCGATTGAAAAAGGCGTGCCAATATTAGCTCGTATTGTCGCCCATGCAACGCATGCGCAAAAGCCAGCCGAATTTACCATTGCTCCAATTGGTGCTATCGAAAAAGTATTAGCGAAATCCCATTGGGAAAAAGAATCCGTTGATCTATTTGAAATCAACGAAGCGTTTGCTGTGGTGACTTTGTTAGCGCAGCAACGTCTTGGTTTAGATATGAATAAAATAAATGTGCATGGTGGAGCCTGCGCCCTAGGCCATCCTATCGGTTCCAGCGGCTCGCGTGTGCTTGTCAGTTTATTGTACGCGTTGAAACAAGGTAATTTGCGTCGCGGTATCGCATCTTTGTGTATCGGCGGTGGTGAAGCAACGGCTGTAGCCATTGAAATGCTGTGAAAATTTTCGGATAGCTGCAGTCGTTTAGACAAAAGAATAAAAACAAAAAACCATGGGAGAAAGTAAGCATGACTCAAAAAGTCAATATGTTAATTAATGGTGAAATGGTCAAAAGCCAAAGCCAAGAGTGGATTCCAGTAACCAACCCTGCGACACAAGACGTGATTGCTGAGGTTCCTAATGCGACCTCAGAAGAAGTGGAACTGGCCGTTGCCACAGCACAGGCGGCTTTTGAAACTTGGAAAGAGGTGGCTGTATCTGAACGTGCCCGAGTGATGTTACGTTATCAAGCTTTGTTAAAAGAGCATCATGACGAAATTGCGGAATTATTAAGTCTTGAAACAGGCAAAACCTTCGACGATGCGAAAGGGGATGTCTGGCGTGGGATTGAAGTCGTCGAGCAGGCGTGTAATGTAGCGGCATTAAGTATGGGTGAAACCATGGAAAATGTGGCCCGTAAAGTGGATTGCTACAGCTATACACAACCTCTTGGTGTTTGTCTTGGTATTACCCCCTTTAACTTTCCCGCCATGATTCCACTTTGGATGTTTCCTATGGCGATTGCCTGCGGTAATGCCTTTATTTTGAAACCGTCAGAGCAAGATCCTTTAACGCCTATGCGATTGGCAGAACTGTTTGTTGAAGCCGGTGCCCCGAAAGGTGTTCTGCAGGTCCTTCATGGGACAAAAAAAGTGGTTAATCAGTTACTCGTACACCCAAATATCCTGGCGATTTCTTTTGTTGGGTCAGTGGGGGTTGCGGAACATATTTATAAAACCGGTACGGATAATTTAAAACGTGTTCAGGCCTTTGCTGGCGCCAAAAATCACATGGTTGTTATGCCGGATGCTCAAAAACAGCAAGTGATTAATAACTTAGTGGGGGCTTCTGTTGGGGCGGGAGGCCAGCGCTGCATGGCGATCTCTGTTGCCGTGTTTGTGGGAGAGGCACGTGAGTGGGTAGATGAATTAAAAGAAGCTTTAGCTCTAGTTCGCCCTGGCGCCTGGGATGATAAAGGGGCCGGATATGGTCCGCTCATCAATCCTCAGGCAAAAGAGCGCGTATTAAAATTGATACAGGAAGGTAAAGACGCCGGCGCTGATTGCGTTTTAGATGGCCGTGATTGTGTGGTTGATGGCTTTCCTAATGGTAATTGGGTTGGGCCCACTTTATTTACTAAGGTGACTCGAGATATGTCCATTTATCAAGAAGAAATTTTCGGTCCTGTTTTACTGGTGCTGGAAGTGGATACTCTCGACGAGGCAATCCAGCTTATTAATGAAAATCCTTATGGTAATGGTACCTCTATTTTTACGGCGTCTGGCGCGGCGGCTCGTAAATATCAGCATGAAATTAAAGTCGGTCAGGTTGGTGTGAATGTACCGGTACCGGTGCCTTTACCTTTCTTCTCTTTCACTGGCTGGAGAAAGTCATTTTACGGTGATCAGCACGCTTATGGTAAGCAAGCCATTCGCTTTTATACTGAAACGAAAACGATTACGGCACGCTGGTTTGAAGACGATATTGCCGCGGGCCCAAATATGACCATTGAATTGAAATAGCGAGGAAACCAACATGGATTTTGAATTAAATGAAGATCAGGTCGCCTTTGCGGATATGGCTACTGCGTTTGCTAAGACGGAATTAGAACCTTTTGCAGCTCAATGGGACGAAGAACATTTTTTCCCGATAAATGTGATTCGTAAAGCCGGTGAAATGGGCTTTGCTTCCCTGTATTCTCCTGAATCGGCGGGCGGTTTAGGCTTACCTCGACTGGATGCGAGTATTATCTTTGAGCGTCTTTCTATGGGCTGTACTTCCACCACGGCGTATTTGACGATTCATAATATGGTCACTTGGATGGTAACGTCTTTTGCACGTCAGGAGGTATTAAACAAATATGCGGAGCCGTTAATTAGTGCTCACTTGCTAGGTTCTTATTGCCTAACTGAGCCTAATTCTGGTTCCGATGCCGCTTCCTTAAAAACCTCCGCGGTGCGCGATGGTGATCATTATGTGTTAAATGGCAGTAAGGTGTTTATTTCTGGAGCCGGCAGTACTGATGTTTTAGTGGTTATGGCTCGAACAGGTGGGGCTGGTGCACGCGGAGTGTCCGCCATTGTCGTTGACGCACATAGCGAGGGTATTTCTTATGGGCGATGTGAAGATAAGATGGGGTGGAACAGTCAGCCAACACGAATGATCAGCTTTGATAATGTCAAAGTCCCTGTTGAAAACTTACTGAGTGAAGAAGGTGAAGGTTTTGTCCTAGCGATGAAAGGACTAGACGGTGGTCGTATTAATATCGCGTCTTGTTCAATTGGTACCGCGCAGCAAGCATTGAATCACGCTCGCAACTATATGTTAGAGCGCAAACAGTTTGGAAAAAATATTGGTGAATTCCAAGGTTTGCAATTTCGTTTAGCCGACATGGCTACTGAGCTGGTGGCCGCTCGTCAGTTGGTACGTTTAGCCGCCAGTAAACTGGATTTACAGCACCCGGATGCCACGACTTATTGTGCCATGGCAAAACGGTATGCGACTGATGTCGGATTTAAAATTTGTGACGATGCTTTACAAATATTCGGTGGTTATGGCTACATTAAAGAATACCCATTGGAACGACACCTAAGAGATAGCCGTGTACACCGTATCTTAGAGGGTACGAATGAAATTATGCGAGTTATTATTGGCCGTCGTTTATTAGCAGACACCCATTCAGAGTTTTAAGGAGATAGTATGTCAAATGCACTTTTATTAGAGAAACGCGGTCATGTTGCTATTGTGACTATGAATAATCCGCCAGCCAATACATGGACGTTTGAGAGCTTGTCGTTATTAAAAACCATGGTAGAAGAGTTAAATGCGGATAAATCGATTTGGAGCTTGGTTATTACAGGGGCTGGGGATAAGTTTTTCTCTGCGGGCGCTGATTTGAATCTTTTTGCCGATGGAAACCGTGACGTCGCGCGAGATATGGCAGGTGTATTTGGCTTGGCTTTTGAAACCCTAAGTCAATTTAGAGGCGTTTCCATTGCGGCGATTAATGGTTATGCCATGGGAGGAGGTCTAGAGGTCGCCCTAGCATGCGATTTACGCATTGCAGAAGTTCAAGCTGTCATGGCTTTACCTGAAACAAAAGTAGGGTTGTTGCCTTGTGCTGGTGGTACTCAAAACCTCGTACTTCTTGTCGGGGAAGGCTGGGCGAAGCGGTTAATGCTCTGCGGTGACAGAGTAAAAGCCCCCCAAGCCTTAACACTTGGCTTGATTGAAGAGGTGACACCGGAAGGGGGCGCTCTAGAGAAAGCCATAGCACTTGCGGAACAAGTTGGTCAACAAAGCCCAACCGCGGTGTCCGCTTGCAAAACATTGATTCAAAATCATAGAACAGGAACGGTTCAGCAGGGCTACACTCTTGAACGGGAACTGTTTGTAGATCTTTTTGAAACAGAGGATCAAAAAGAAGGCGTGCAGGCTTTTCTAGAGAAGCGCGCTCCCCAGTGGAAAAACAGCTAGTTTATCCACAGGCAAAAGCAAACGGTTTATGTAAAGAGGAGTAGGTATGAGTTGCGTGACCTTTATTGAACATTGTACGCAGGGCGGTCAGGTCTTAGGTGAAGTGCGCTTGAATGCAGAAAAAAGCCTCAATGCGCTTAACTGGGAAATGGTTCAGTTAATTCGACCTAAACTAGAGCAATGGCAAAAAGACGAGCGTATTTGCGCCGTGCTATTCGGCAGTGAAGGAGAGAAAGCGTTTTGTGCTGGTGGTGACATCGTTAAGCTGTATGAGGCCATTAATAGAACAGATGATAAAAGCGGAATGGATACGTTTTTTCACCATGAATATGCATTAGATTATTATTTACATACCTATTCAAAGCCCTTAATTGGATGGGGAAAAGGCATTGTGATGGGGGGGGGTATGGGGTTGTTTAATGCCTGCCATTTTCGAGTGGTTACAGAGACCTCACATTTGGCTATGCCAGAAGTTAATATAGGTCTCTATCCTGATGTGGGCGCTTCTTGGTTTTTAAATCATTTACCAAGGCGTAATGGTTTGTTTCTTGGATTAACGGCGTGTGCCATTTATGCAAACGATGCGGTTTTTCTGGGGTTAGCTGACCGAGCGATTGCTAATAGTAAGCGAGCTGAATTACTCGATCGTCTTTTATCTGATTCATGGACACGACCTGGAGTGGAAGTAATTGATGGTATTTTGCGTCAATTAGAAGCTGAATCTCAAGCCACTTTCCGTGCATTACCGCATGCGATCCAAGATCATCAAGAGTGGATTGATAATGTCATGGCGAAAGACAGTGTGGTTGAGATGGTTGCAGGTGTCTTGTCTAGTGAAAGTGATGACCCTTGGATAAATAAAATTCAAAGTACCCTGAAATACGGTAGTCCGGTGTCTATGCACATTATTAAGCGTCAATTGGAGCGTTGTCGGCACGCGTCTTTAAAAGAAGTGTTTCAAACCGAGTTGGATTTAACGGTAAACATATCGCGACACCGAGAACTCCCAGAGGGAATACGCGCGCTGCTAATTGATAAAGACAGGCAACCTCAATGGACCTATAAAACGGTTGAACAAGTGGATGAATGTTTTATCGATGGCTTTTTTGACTCGCCTTGGACTGCTGACACTCACCCTCTTCGATGTTTATAAAAGAGAACAGTTAGGTGTTGAGTTTATCTATGTGGTTATTGCGACCAAAAGTCTGATAACCCGAATCGTCCTTAAAATAAGAAAAATAGGAGTGATACTATGCAAACCATAGGGTTTATAGGTTTAGGTAACATGGGAGCCCCAATGGCGGCTAATTTAGTTAGAGCCGGTTACGTGGTAAAAGCCTTTGATTTATCCGCTGATGCGCTTGTTCAAGCCAAGGAAGCACAATGTGTTGTTGCTATGTCTGCATCCGATGCGGCACAAGACGCCGATGTGATTATTAGCATGTTACCTGCAGGGAAACATGTACATAACTTATACCTCTCTGGTGCAGAGCCCTTGTTTGACGTTGTTAAGAAAGAGGCGTTGATTATTGATTGCTCAACCATTGAAGCCGATATGGCGCGTTCTATTGCAGAATTGGCCATCGAACGTGATATCGATTTTATCGATGCGCCGGTTTCTGGTGGCGTTGGTGGTGCTCAAGCGGGCTCATTAAGTTTTATTGTTGGTGGTTCAGCCGAACAGTTTGAAAAAGCCAAGCCGGTACTAGAAAGTATGGGAAAGACTATTTTTCATGCAGGGGACCATGGTGCAGGACAGGTCGCAAAAGCCTGTAATAATATGCTCTTAGGGATTTTGATGGCGGGCACGTGTGAGGCCTTGAGCATGGGGGTCAAGAATGGACTGGATCCCAGTGTCTTGTCTGACATCATGAAGCAAAGCTCAGGCAATAATTGGGCCCTACAGGTATATAATCCGGTACCTGGTGTGATGAAGAATGTTCCTGCGGCAAATGACTACCAAGGAGGTTTTCAAGTGGATCTGATGTTTAAAGATCTTGGTCTCGCAATGGAGCTTAGTCAAAAAAGTGCCAGTGCAACGCCTATGGGCTCCGCGGCTAGGGGCCTGTTTAACTTACACAAGTCTCAGGGAAGCGGTGCCTTAGATTTTTCCAGTTTAATACGCCTTTATTCATAATCGTCTGATATATAAAATAATTTGAACATAAGGAATGACAATGAAAGTTCAAGATAAAGTGTTTGTTATTACTGGTGGTGCGCGTGGATTAGGTGCTGGCATGGCCGCGCATCTCGCGTCTCAAGGTTCACATATCGCACTGATTGACATTGATCAAGCTTCCGTCGATAAAACGGCGAGCGTATTATCGACCAATGGTATTCTGGTTAAAGGGTATGAATGCAATATTACAGATGAAGCGGAAGTGGAAACAACGTTTGCCAAGATAAAGCATGACTTTGGTCGAATAGATGGTTTGGTTAATAACGCAGGAATCATGCGAGACGGCATGTTGATTAAAGTGAAAGAAGGCGAGCTTGTTGGTAAGATGTCTTTGCAGCAGTGGCAAAGTGTCGTTGATGTCAATTTAACCGGCACGTTTCTTTGTGGTCGTGAAGCGGCTGCTATAATGGCTTTACAGGATGACGGTGGCGTGATTGTTAATGTTTCTTCTGTTTCGAGAGCCGGTAATATGGGACAAACCAATTATTCAGCCACAAAAGCGGGTGTCGCCAGTATGGTGGTAACCTGGGCAAGAGAATTGGCGCGTTTTAATATTCGTGTTGGCGGTATTGCTCCTGGGCTTATTGCCACGGAAATGACGGCACAAATGAAGCCAGAAGCCATTGAGCGCTTACTCAAGTCTGTTCCATTAGGACGATTAGGAGAAGTAGATGAAATGGCTCATACCCTACAATATATAGTAGAAAATGATTACTTTACTGGTCGTATTATCGAAATGGATGGCGGTGTAAGAGTATAACTCCGTGTGCACTAAACGCCGTTTCCAATTTCTAAAACAATAAATAAGATAGATAAGGTAGCTTAATAATGAAAATAGTAGTCGCAGTTAAGCGAGTGATTGATTACAACGTGAAGGCTCGCGTGAAAGCGGATCAAACCGGTGTGGATTTGACGAACGTCAAAATGGCTTTGAATCCTTTTTGTGAAATTGCGGTGGAAGAAGCGATTCGCTTAAAAGAACAAGGCGTCGCAGAAGAAGTGATTGTTGTGTCTATTGGATCCAAGTCTTGTCAGGAACAATTACGCAATGCGTTGGCGTTGGGGGCAGACCGTGCGATTCAGGTTGAAACGGTGGACAGCCCAGATTCATTATCGGTAGCACGCATTTTAGCTAAGGTGGCAGAAACAGAGCAACCAGGATTGATTTTATTGGGTAAGCAATCCATTGACTCTGATAATAACCAAACAGGTCAAATGCTCGCCGCATTACTGGATCGCCCGCAAGCCACTTTTGCTTCAGAAGTAAAAGTGGAAGCTGGTAAGGTGTCTGTAACACGTGAAATCGATGGTGGCTTGCAAACGTTAAATCTGACATTACCGGCCATTGTGACAGCGGATTTGCGTTTGAATGAGCCTCGTTATGCTTCTTTGCCAAATATTATGAAAGCCAAAAGAAAACCTCTTGATGTGAAAACAGCTGAGGATCTTGGCGTTACGGTAGAGACGAATCAAACTATCTTAAAGGTCGAAACGCCAGCTGAACGCTCCGCTGGTATTAAAGTGGGTTCTGTGGATGAACTGGTTGAAAAATTACGTAATGAAGCGAAGGTGATAGCATGAGCATTTTAGTGTTAGCAGAACATAATAATCAGACTCTTCAAGCCGTTACTTTGAATGTTCTATCGGCCGCCCAAAAGATCGGTGGCGACATTACTGTTTTAGTGGCAGGCAATGCCTGTGCGACTGTTGCGGATCAGATTGCAAACGTGTCTGGTGTGAGTCGAGTGATTCTTGCCGATGCAACGGCTTATGAGCATCAGCTTGCGGAAAATGTGAGTAAATTGATCGTTGAACTTGCCGCAGGCTTTACGCATATTTTAGCGGCATCGACAACAACGGGCAAAAATGTGTTGCCTAGAGTGGCTGCATTATTAGGGGTAAATCAATTATCCGATGTGTTATCTGTTGAATCAGCGACCTGCTTTAAACGCGCTATTTACGCTGGCAATGCCATTGCCACGGTAGAGAGCCATGATGCGGTAAAAGTTATGACGGTTCGTGGCACCGCATTTGACGCTATGCCGAGTGATGGCGGCAGCGCAACAGTAGAGAACACCGATAAAGTATTTGATTCTTCTGATGTGAGTTTTAGCCATGAAGAATTAGCGGAATCAGATCGCCCTGAGTTAACAGAAGCGAAAGTGGTCATCTCGGGTGGCCGTGGTCTAGCTAACGGAGAAAACTTTGATCTCTTGTACAAAGTGGCTGATAAGCTAGGAGCCGCTGTTGGGGCATCAAGGGCGGCAGTGGATGCTGGGTATGTTCCAAATGATATGCAGGTTGGTCAAACAGGTAAAGTGGTTGCGCCGGATCTATACATAGCGGTTGGTATTTCTGGTGCTATTCAACACTTAGCTGGTATGAAAGATTCTAAAATCATTGTTGCTATTAACAAAGATGAAGAAGCGCCTATTTTCCAAGTGGCGGATTATGGATTAGTAGCGGACTTGTTCACGGCGGTGCCTGAATTAGAAAGCAAGCTGTAAAACGTTGATTGCAACGTTGACAGAGATAAATAAGCGACTATTTTTGAATAGTCGCTTATTGTATTTTATGGAATGCTTAAAGAATCACGTTGTTACTTTTTCCAGAAATCAAAATGATCATTAATGCTATCTAAACAACGTCATGAAAACAGTCTTTCAGAATCGTCATACCTTCATCTAAGATTTCCATTTCGATGGTTAACGCGGGCAATACTCGAATAACATTACCTCGGATACCGCAAGATAATAGCACCAACCCTTTTTCAGCCGCTTTAGCGGAAAGGGCCTTGGTTAGCTCTGGGTTTGGTTTGCTGGCATCGCCTTCTTTTACCAATTCCATAGCGATCATAGAACCCGTATTACGGATATTGCCGACTAGCTGAGGGTAGAGTGCTTGAATCTCTTTTAGGTGAGCCATCGCTTGTTCACCGACCGCAATAGCGCGTTCGCATAAACCTTCTTCTTCAATAACATCTAATACCGCTAATGCGGCGGCACAACCGACAGGAGAACCGCCATAAGTACCTCCTAAACCACCAGGTAATGGTGTGTCCATAATATGAGCTTTACCAATCACGGCGGCAAGAGGGAAGCCGCCCGCGATGCCTTTCGCCGCTGTCATTAGGTCTGCTTCAATACCGGATTGTTCATGGCAAAACATAGTGCCAGTGCGTGCAAAGCCTGATTGGATTTCATCCATGATTAACAAAATGCCATGCTCATCACATATGGCACGAAGCGCTTTTAAGAATTCGGCCGGAGCTTGGTAGAACCCGCCTTCACCTTGTACTGGTTCTAGAATAATAGCCGCTACGCGAGACGCTTCAATGTCGCAAGTAAAGCGCATCTTTAATTCTTCTAAAGACTGTTCAATGCTAATACCATGGTATTCATTTGGATAAGCAACGTGGAAAATATCACTTGGGAAAGGTCCGAAGCCAGCTTTATAAGGGTTTACTTTTCCAGTTAGTCCCATGGTCATGTTTGTGCGCCCATGGAAGCCACCATTAAAGGCAATAATGCCCGGACGGCCTGTA includes:
- a CDS encoding electron transfer flavoprotein subunit beta/FixA family protein yields the protein MKIVVAVKRVIDYNVKARVKADQTGVDLTNVKMALNPFCEIAVEEAIRLKEQGVAEEVIVVSIGSKSCQEQLRNALALGADRAIQVETVDSPDSLSVARILAKVAETEQPGLILLGKQSIDSDNNQTGQMLAALLDRPQATFASEVKVEAGKVSVTREIDGGLQTLNLTLPAIVTADLRLNEPRYASLPNIMKAKRKPLDVKTAEDLGVTVETNQTILKVETPAERSAGIKVGSVDELVEKLRNEAKVIA
- a CDS encoding electron transfer flavoprotein subunit alpha/FixB family protein; protein product: MSILVLAEHNNQTLQAVTLNVLSAAQKIGGDITVLVAGNACATVADQIANVSGVSRVILADATAYEHQLAENVSKLIVELAAGFTHILAASTTTGKNVLPRVAALLGVNQLSDVLSVESATCFKRAIYAGNAIATVESHDAVKVMTVRGTAFDAMPSDGGSATVENTDKVFDSSDVSFSHEELAESDRPELTEAKVVISGGRGLANGENFDLLYKVADKLGAAVGASRAAVDAGYVPNDMQVGQTGKVVAPDLYIAVGISGAIQHLAGMKDSKIIVAINKDEEAPIFQVADYGLVADLFTAVPELESKL
- the gabT gene encoding 4-aminobutyrate--2-oxoglutarate transaminase produces the protein MSNADLQKRKESAIARGQGNMAPVYVDRALNAELWDVEGKRHIDFGAGIAVVNTGHNHPKVKAAVQAQLERFTHTCVMVSPYESAVELAEKLNSIAPGSTPKKSIFVTTGAEAVENCVKIARCHTGRPGIIAFNGGFHGRTNMTMGLTGKVNPYKAGFGPFPSDIFHVAYPNEYHGISIEQSLEELKMRFTCDIEASRVAAIILEPVQGEGGFYQAPAEFLKALRAICDEHGILLIMDEIQSGFARTGTMFCHEQSGIEADLMTAAKGIAGGFPLAAVIGKAHIMDTPLPGGLGGTYGGSPVGCAAALAVLDVIEEEGLCERAIAVGEQAMAHLKEIQALYPQLVGNIRNTGSMIAMELVKEGDASKPNPELTKALSAKAAEKGLVLLSCGIRGNVIRVLPALTIEMEILDEGMTILKDCFHDVV